One region of Zingiber officinale cultivar Zhangliang chromosome 7B, Zo_v1.1, whole genome shotgun sequence genomic DNA includes:
- the LOC122006263 gene encoding cellulose synthase A catalytic subunit 7 [UDP-forming]-like — protein sequence MDFESGTGLAMHSHEESKAQRNDGNAKVCRICGDEIAPRDNGQVFVACHHCGFPVCQPCYDYERREGNQTCPQCNTRYKRHRGCARVEGDEDDEGVNMDDFDEEFQVKSPPNKSPDHNQFRFDVNSENGEERAQAWRPNERNLSSFAGSVAGKDLDVESNLDWKDRVEKWRERQDKKGLTNKDEDLGRDDQDNNNYEDEMLMAEARQPLWRKVPIPSSKINPYRIVILLRLLILVFFFRFRIMTPANDAYALWLTSVICEIWFALSWILDQFPKWFPITRETYLDRLSLRFEREGEPNRLASVDFFVSTVDPLKEPPIITANTVLSILAVDYPVDKVSCYVSDDGAAMLTFDAMSETAEFARRWAPFCKKYSIEPRAPEFYFSQKIDYLKDKVQPSFVKERRAMKREYEEFKVRINAMVAKAQKKPEEGWVMQDGTPWPGNNTRDHPGMIQVYLGSAGALDVEGKELPRLVYVSREKRPGYQHHKKAGAMNALVRVSAVLTNAPFILNLDCDHYLNNSKAVREAMCFLMDPQLGKKLCYVQFPQRFDGIDRHDRYANRNVVFFDINMKGLDGIQGPVYVGTGCVFNRPALYGYDPPKSEKRPKMTCDCWPSWCSCCCCCGSRKSKAKKGGEKGGFLGLYRKKGKNNKVVVNKKSYGKRGFELEDIEEGLEGYDELEKSSLMSQKNFEKRFGQSPVFIASTLMEEGGLPVGTNSVGLIKEAIHVISCGYEEKTEWGKEIGWIYGSVTEDILTGFKMHCRGWKSVYCTPSRAAFKGSAPINLSDRLHQVLRWALGSVEIFLSRHCPLWYGYGGNLKWLERFAYTNTIVYPFTSIPLVAYCIIPAICLLTGKFIIPTIDNIASVWFLALFLSIIATGILELRWSGVSIQDWWRNEQFWVIGGVSAHLFAVFQGLLKVLGGVDTNFTVTSKAADDAEFGELYLFKWTTLLIPPTTLIILNMVGVVAGVSDAINNGYGSWGPLFGKLFFSFWVIVHLYPFLKGLMGRQNRTPTIVVLWSILLASIFSLIWVRIDPFLPKQKGPVLKQCGVEC from the exons ATGGACTTCGAGTCTGGCACTGGACTCGCCATGCACAGCCATGAAGAG AGCAAGGCACAGAGGAACGACGGCAACGCAAAAGTTTGCCGTATTTGCGGTGACGAGATCGCACCGAGAGACAACGGCCAAGTGTTTGTCGCCTGCCACCACTGCGGATTCCCGGTTTGCCAGCCTTGTTACGACTATGAGCGACGAGAGGGAAACCAGACCTGCCCACAATGCAACACCCGTTACAAACGCCACAGAG GTTGTGCGAGGGTCGAAGGAGATGAAGACGACGAAGGCGTAAATATGGATGATTTCGATGAGGAGTTCCAAGTCAAGAGTCCTCCTAACAAGTCCCCCGATCACAACCAATTTCGCTTTGATGTTAACTCG GAGAATGGAGAAGAACGTGCACAAGCATGGAGACCCAATGAACGGAACTTGTCGTCCTTTGCAGGCAGTG TTGCCGGAAAGGATTTGGACGTGGAGAGCAACCTGGATTGGAAGGATAGGGTGGAGAAATGGAGGGAAAGGCAAGATAAGAAAGGGCTGACCAACAAAGATGAAGACCTCGGCCGGGATGATCAGGACAACAACAACTATGAAGATGAGATGCT CATGGCGGAAGCTCGACAGCCACTGTGGAGGAAAGTGCCAATCCCATCGAGCAAGATTAACCCCTATCGCATCGTGATCCTCCTCCGCCTCCTCATCCTAGTCTTCTTCTTTCGGTTTCGTATCATGACGCCTGCGAACGACGCATACGCCTTGTGGCTGACATCGGTGATCTGCGAGATTTGGTTTGCTCTCTCTTGGATCCTCGACCAGTTCCCCAAGTGGTTTCCCATCACCCGTGAGACCTACCTCGACCGGCTTTCCCTGCGCTTTGAGCGCGAGGGGGAGCCAAACCGGCTCGCCTCGGTCGACTTCTTCGTGAGCACAGTGGATCCGCTGAAAGAGCCTCCGATAATCACTGCCAACACCGTCCTCTCCATTCTCGCCGTCGACTACCCGGTGGATAAGGTCAGCTGCTACGTGTCCGACGATGGTGCCGCCATGCTGACCTTTGACGCCATGTCGGAGACGGCGGAGTTCGCCAGGAGGTGGGCGCCCTTTTGCAAGAAGTACAGCATTGAGCCCCGGGCCCCTGAGTTCTATTTTTCACAGAAGATTGATTACTTGAAAGACAAAGTGCAGCCCAGCTTTGTTAAGGAGAGAAGGGCAATGAAG AGAGAGTACGAAGAGTTCAAGGTAAGGATCAATGCGATGGTTGCCAAAGCACAAAAGAAACCAGAGGAAGGATGGGTGATGCAGGACGGCACACCTTGGCCTGGCAACAATACCAGAGACCATCCCGGCATGATCCAG GTATACTTGGGGAGTGCAGGCGCGCTTGACGTAGAGGGCAAGGAGCTACCTCGTCTCGTGTATGTCTCACGAGAGAAGCGACCGGGCTACCAACACCATAAAAAAGCTGGAGCCATGAACGCACTG GTTCGGGTGTCGGCAGTGCTTACGAATGCACCATTCATTTTGAATCTAGATTGTGATCACTACCTCAACAATAGCAAGGCTGTGAGGGAGGCCATGTGCTTCCTCATGGATCCTCAACTGGGGAAGAAGCTCTGCTATGTCCAGTTTCCTCAAAGATTCGATGGTATCGATCGTCACGATCGGTATGCGAATCGGAACGTGGTTTTTTTCGAT ATCAACATGAAAGGGTTAGATGGCATCCAAGGGCCGGTGTACGTCGGAACCGGTTGCGTCTTTAACCGGCCAGCTTTGTACGGTTATGATCCCCCCAAGTCAGAGAAGCGGCCAAAGATGACGTGCGACTGCTGGCCTTCATGGTgttcctgctgctgctgctgcggtTCGAGAAAATCCAAAGCTAAGAAAGGAGGAGAGAAGGGGGGATTCTTAGGGCTTTACAGAAAGAAAGGCAAGAACAACAAGGTGGTAGTGAACAAGAAGAGTTACGGTAAGCGGGGATTTGAGCTAGAGGACATTGAGGAAGGTTTGGAAGGATACGACGAGTTGGAGAAGTCGTCACTCATGTCGCAGAAGAACTTCGAGAAACGATTTGGACAGTCTCCGGTGTTCATTGCATCAACCCTCATGGAGGAAGGTGGCTTGCCGGTCGGAACCAACTCTGTTGGCCTCATAAAGGAGGCCATCCATGTTATCAGCTGTGGCTATGAAGAAAAAACCGAGTGGGGGAAAGAG ATTGGATGGATATATGGTTCAGTGACAGAAGACATCTTGACCGGCTTCAAGATGCATTGCAGAGGTTGGAAATCAGTATATTGCACTCCCAGTAGAGCAGCATTCAAAGGCTCCGCTCCTATAAATCTCTCTGATAGGTTGCATCAGGTGCTACGTTGGGCATTGGGCTCGGTGGAGATCTTCTTGAGCCGACACTGTCCGCTATGGTACGGTTATGGTGGCAATTTGAAATGGTTAGAAAGATTTGCCTACACCAACACCATCGTCTACCCCTTCACATCGATCCCCCTCGTAGCTTATTGCATAATTCCGGCCATCTGCCTACTCACCGGGAAGTTCATCATCCCAACT ATTGATAACATAGCCAGTGTATGGTTTCTGGCCCTTTTCTTATCCATCATTGCCACCGGAATCCTGGAACTCCGATGGAGTGGAGTCAGCATCCAAGACTGGTGGCGCAACGAGCAATTTTGGGTCATCGGCGGCGTCTCTGCCCACCTCTTCGCCGTCTTCCAAGGCCTCCTCAAGGTGCTCGGTGGGGTGGACACCAACTTCACTGTCACTTCCAAGGCTGCCGACGACGCTGAATTTGGGGAGCTCTACCTCTTCAAGTGGACCACCCTTCTCATTCCCCCGACCACATTGATCATTCTGAACATGGTTGGAGTTGTTGCCGGGGTGTCTGATGCTATCAACAATGGCTACGGTTCATGGGGGCCTTTGTTTGGGAAGCTCTTCTTTTCCTTCTGGGTTATTGTCCATCTTTATCCCTTCTTAAAGGGGTTGATGGGGAGGCAGAATAGGACTCCAACCATTGTGGTGTTGTGGTCCATTCTACTTGCTTCCATCTTCTCACTGATTTGGGTGAGGATTGACCCTTTCCTGCCCAAGCAGAAAGGGCCAGTGCTGAAGCAGTGTGGAGTGGAGTGTTAA